The following proteins come from a genomic window of Pocillopora verrucosa isolate sample1 chromosome 6, ASM3666991v2, whole genome shotgun sequence:
- the LOC136282061 gene encoding octopamine receptor beta-2R-like, whose protein sequence is MNESNATSKFLQKHSDFGLKTLSKFLPIAIVIVLANGLVFVLFYRCRRLRTSSNYVLLSLAICDFSIGAIAIPYFIVYNFGISPPQTVDGVYASHTLLAISGAYHILFITGLKYMATVSPLKHHLVTKSLVLKIVFGIWITSTVFAIIPVVLNNADVSARWEVIHTAVCLVAVFLFPYIFMIYAYIAMFSAITKRQRPSLIKNKNSREQKKKKSDRKCILVFATMAIIFACCWFPYFMVMLLFQIGLKDLLSVIEAVMVIRYITSLANPLLYTFFKRDFWSAFQNLLQNKVRAGSTSQKSQTGSLSLMSRQRSRSSVNSRRLTTLEGEGQEPRMIPNRNVTFGEETFLTSRV, encoded by the coding sequence ATGAATGAAAGCAATGCTACCTCAAAGTTTCTTCAAAAGCACTCCGACTTTGGACTCAAGACCTTGAGTAAATTTCTTCCAATTGCCATAGTAATAGTTCTGGCTAATGGACTCGTGTTCGTCTTGTTTTACCGATGTCGTCGACTTCGCACCTCTTCTAACTACGTGCTTCTCAGTTTGGCAATTTGTGACTTCAGTATTGGCGCTATCGCTATTCCATACTTCATTGTTTATAATTTTGGCATTTCGCCGCCACAAACGGTTGATGGGGTTTACGCCTCGCATACATTACTAGCTATTTCAGGTGCTTATCACATACTCTTTATTACTGGGCTCAAGTACATGGCAACTGTCAGTCCACTAAAACACCACTTGGTGACCAAGAGcttggttttgaaaattgtgttcGGCATTTGGATCACTTCTACTGTTTTTGCTATCATTCCTGTCGTTTTGAATAATGCTGATGTATCTGCACGTTGGGAAGTTATTCATACTGCAGTTTGCCTTGTTGCAGTGTTCCTTTTCCCGTACATATTTATGATTTATGCATACATAgccatgttcagtgcaattACTAAAAGGCAACGACCATCGttgattaagaataaaaacTCGCGggagcagaagaaaaaaaaaagtgacaggAAGTGTATCTTGGTTTTCGCAACCATGGCGATCATATTTGCCTGCTGTTGGTTCCCTTATTTTATGGTAATGCTTTTATTCCAAATAGGACTAAAAGATTTGCTTAGCGTCATTGAAGCTGTTATGGTCATTCGATATATCACATCTTTGGCCAACCCTCTTCTCTACACGTTTTTCAAACGCGACTTCTGGTCCGCCTTTCAGAATCTGTTGCAAAACAAGGTAAGGGCCGGTTCTACTTCTCAAAAAAGTCAAACAGGGTCTCTTAGTCTCATGAGCCGACAAAGATCCAGATCAAGCGTCAACAGCAGAAGGTTAACGACGCTCGAAGGAGAAGGACAAGAACCGAGAATGATTCCTAATAGGAACGTGACCTTTGGGGAAGAGACATTTCTTACAAGCCGTGTTTAA